One window of the Bombyx mori chromosome 20, ASM3026992v2 genome contains the following:
- the LOC110386175 gene encoding homologous-pairing protein 2 homolog, whose amino-acid sequence MKNFQTATKMASEAVLKYLEDTNRPYSCADVTVNLRGAYTKTAVQKALDGLAESGKIKCKLYGKQKVYVALQRDVATGDCEIEDFDAQLKRLVEDLEEKTKSLKTAETNLKNLTSTPTTDYAKKSITEISRNIDAMGKKLEALKSSTEVISADEKKTILNEHEKQLKEYRKRKRICNDMLEAVLEGYPKPKKTLLEELCIETDEMVDFKPMAVS is encoded by the exons ATGAAG AATTTTCAAACTGCGACAAAAATGGCAAGTGAGGCTGTATTGAAGTATTTAGAAGACACGAATCGTCCATATTCGTGCGCTGATGTGACAGTTAATTTACGTGGAGCGTACACCAAGACCGCTGTACAAAAAGCGTTGGATGGACTTGCTGAATCGGGTAAAATCAAATGCAAATTGTACGGAAAACAAAAGGTTTACGTTGCTTTACAACGCGATGTGGCAACTGGAGATTGCGAAATAGAAG ATTTCGATGCGCAATTAAAACGTTTGGTAGAAGATTTAGAGGAAAAAACGAAATCTTTGAAAACAGctgaaactaatttaaaaaatctaacgtCTACTCCTACCACCGATTACGCAAAGAAAAGTATCACAGAAATTTCTAGAAACATTGATGCTATGGGCAAGAAGCTGGAAGCCCTAAAGTCCTCCACGGAGGTCATCAGTGCCGATGAAAAGAAAACGATATTGAATGAGCATGAAAAACAATTGAAAGAATACAG AAAACGCAAAAGGATCTGCAACGACATGCTGGAAGCGGTGCTAGAAGGCTATCCCAAACCGAAGAAGACTCTGTTGGAAGAGCTTTGCATCGAAACCGACGAAATGGTTGACTTCAAACCGATGGCAGtttcttaa
- the LOC101741046 gene encoding glutamate--cysteine ligase regulatory subunit, which yields MAAMLQSASKVTINTGNVLNLIDIKKKAGQNVTEELSESIKLTLSEWSTENGKPLQNGSALSHEVPERSSHSTNLVDSTAETDVYITRPHDDIKTKMSEEERKNLKIGVKIFINEDSTVALKESLENVFTALQTEYIDNVILSYNPDFLNTVEAGNEADLRNSYSAKTSPISLGSNVAKIPSTEIEADSEADARKCEAILPGIKVLWAVLEDYVKEGRVKQLGVADVGGGCLRVLHAWSRVRPAIAQINLASCCVVPPALHAFCRANDVQLLTHADPPNILSEAASKTQTAGGTACATLDWCARYQVHIKCRGVLALKGYVCKATIDNLHGHK from the exons ATGGCCGCGATGTTACAGAGTGCTTCTAAAGTGACGATAAATACTGGAAATGTCTTGAATTTGATTGACATAAAGAAAAAAGCTGGGCAAAATGTGACTGAGGAG CTTTCAGAAAGTATCAAATTAACTCTATCCGAATGGAGTACGGAAAACGGGAAGCCGTTACAGAATGGATCGGCGTTGTCCCACGAAGTTCCAGAAAGGTCTTCTCACTCAACGAACCTAGTCGATTCCACGGCTGAGACCGATGTATATATAACAAGGCCTCATGATGATATCAAAACGAAAATGAGCGAGGAGGAGAGAAAGAATCTGAAGATTGGCGTCAAGATCTTCATCAATGAAGACAGCACGGTTGCATTAAAGGAGTCACTTGAAAATG tattcaCAGCTTTACAAACGGAGTACATAGACAACGTGATCCTCTCATACAATCCGGATTTCTTGAACACAGTGGAGGCCGGCAACGAAGCAGATCTAAGGAATAGTTATTCAGCCAAAACGTCGCCTATCTCGCTTGGTAGTAACGTCG CCAAAATACCCAGTACGGAAATAGAGGCGGACAGTGAAGCGGATGCTAGAAAATGTGAAGCTATATTACCTGGAATCAAAGTTCTGTGGGCTGTTTTAGAAGACTATGTGAAAGAAG GACGCGTGAAGCAGCTCGGCGTGGCGGACGTGGGTGGCGGCTGCCTGAGGGTGCTGCACGCGTGGTCCCGCGTCCGTCCCGCCATCGCGCAGATCAACCTGGCCTCGTGCTGCGTGGTCCCGCCGGCCCTGCACGCGTTCTGCCGCGCCAACGACGTCCAGCTGCTCACACACGCCGACCCGCCGA ATATATTATCGGAAGCCGCATCGAAAACTCAAACCGCCGGTGGCACGGCGTGCGCGACGCTGGACTGGTGCGCGCGGTACCAGGTTCACATAAAATGTCGCGGCGTACTCGCATTGAAAGGATACGTTTGTAAGGCGACCATAGATAATTTACATGGCCATAAATAA
- the LOC100101188 gene encoding transmembrane protein 14C, which translates to MGLDIIGFAYAATVAAGGVMGYAKAGSIPSLGAGIIFGSILGVGAYQLSQDPSNYTLTLGTTTALGGLMGYRYYNSRKFMPAGLMFCLSVGMFTKLLLKNVGASRMPIKSG; encoded by the exons ATGGGCTTAGATATTATAGGATTCGCATACGCAGCAACCGTAGCCGCTGGTGGGGTAATGGGCTATGCTAAAGCAG gctCCATACCATCACTTGGAGCAGGCATCATTTTTGGATCAATCTTAG GTGTTGGAGCTTATCAGTTGAGCCAGGATCCTTCTAACTACACTTTAACATTAGGAACAACAACAGCTTTAGGTGGCCTTATGGGATACag ATACTACAATAGCAGAAAGTTCATGCCAGCAGGTCTAATGTTCTGTCTCTCAGTCGGAATGTTCACTAAACTCTTGCTCAAGAACGTTGGTGCCAGCAGAATGCCTATAAAGAGTGGTTAG